The Beijerinckiaceae bacterium genome has a window encoding:
- a CDS encoding biotin--[acetyl-CoA-carboxylase] ligase — MTRARSGDAGRTWVVANAQTEGRGRNGRVWFSPPGNLYASLLLIDAAPANRAAELGFVAGVALVHALREILCDDPRLAIKWPNDILYDGAKLCGILLESANLPDGRFACVAGIGVNCSSHPQDTPYPATDLALIVGKAVAPAKLFERLSATMAHWLEVWGEDDGFEVIRAEWLSSAAGLGTRISVKRPSQTIEGVFQTIDATGRLILEQSEGPIAVEAGDVFLDQYPKSAVTKAGEHS; from the coding sequence ATGACGCGTGCAAGGTCCGGCGACGCTGGGCGGACCTGGGTGGTTGCAAATGCGCAGACAGAGGGCAGGGGCCGCAACGGTCGCGTATGGTTCTCACCGCCTGGCAATCTCTATGCGAGCCTCCTGCTGATCGATGCGGCACCGGCGAACCGCGCCGCCGAACTTGGCTTTGTCGCCGGTGTCGCGCTCGTCCATGCGTTGCGCGAAATCCTTTGCGACGATCCGCGTCTCGCAATTAAATGGCCAAATGATATTCTCTACGATGGCGCCAAGCTTTGCGGAATCTTGTTGGAAAGCGCCAATCTGCCGGACGGACGCTTCGCCTGCGTCGCTGGAATAGGCGTAAACTGTAGCTCGCATCCGCAGGATACTCCTTATCCGGCGACGGATTTGGCCCTGATTGTGGGGAAGGCCGTCGCCCCGGCAAAGCTGTTCGAGCGGTTGTCGGCAACCATGGCTCATTGGCTCGAGGTTTGGGGTGAAGACGATGGCTTTGAAGTCATCCGCGCGGAATGGCTCTCCTCAGCCGCTGGCCTTGGCACCAGAATTAGCGTGAAGCGGCCGTCGCAAACGATCGAAGGCGTGTTTCAGACAATCGATGCAACGGGACGGCTCATTCTCGAGCAGTCCGAAGGTCCGATCGCGGTCGAGGCCGGCGATGTTTTTTTGGATCAATATCCAAAGAGCGCCGTCACCAAGGCGGGAGAACACAGTTGA
- a CDS encoding NADH-quinone oxidoreductase subunit NuoN, which produces MAPFSSALAHCLPEAILATGILFLVLFGAIRGKDSDGPITEIAVGLLGLAIVVILLGTKTNAVVFNGAFIDDGFGRFMKVLTLGGALVTLVMSQDFLAREKIDKFEFPILILLSTLGMMMLISAAGLIALYLGLELMSLALYVIAAFHRDDLRASEAGLKYFVLGALSSGMLLYGASLLYGFAGTVSFAGIAEAIGGKPSLGVVFGLVFLMAGLAFKMSAVPFHMWTPDVYEGAPTPVTAFFASAVKMAAVAITLRVILTAFSGITPQWRQIIIFLSILSMVLGAFAAIGQSNIKRLMAYSAIGHIGFALVGLAAGGEAGVVSVIIYMAIYLIMTLGTFAAILSMRVNGQGVENISDLSGLARTDGVMAFFLATMMFSLAGIPPLAGFFAKWYVFNAAIQAHLYPLAVIGVLSSAVAAYYYLRIVKIMYFDEPAPAFDRPTIALRAVLAVTGLLVVLLFAYPGLFIDATTAAAKSLF; this is translated from the coding sequence ATGGCACCGTTTTCCTCGGCCCTTGCCCATTGTTTGCCTGAAGCCATTCTGGCGACGGGCATCCTTTTTCTTGTGCTGTTCGGGGCGATCCGCGGCAAGGATTCGGACGGGCCGATCACCGAGATCGCGGTCGGGCTTCTCGGCCTCGCCATCGTTGTTATTCTGCTCGGGACCAAGACCAATGCGGTCGTCTTCAACGGCGCCTTCATCGACGACGGTTTTGGCCGCTTTATGAAGGTGCTCACGCTTGGCGGAGCCCTCGTCACCTTGGTGATGAGCCAGGATTTTCTGGCGCGCGAGAAAATCGACAAATTCGAGTTTCCGATCCTGATCCTTCTGTCGACCCTTGGCATGATGATGTTGATTTCGGCGGCCGGCCTCATCGCGCTCTATCTTGGGCTCGAATTAATGTCGCTTGCCCTTTACGTCATTGCCGCGTTCCACCGCGACGATCTCAGGGCGTCGGAAGCCGGCCTCAAATATTTCGTCCTCGGCGCGCTCTCGTCGGGCATGCTGCTCTATGGTGCTTCGCTTCTCTATGGCTTTGCCGGCACGGTTTCTTTCGCGGGAATTGCCGAAGCCATCGGCGGAAAGCCTTCTCTCGGGGTTGTCTTCGGTCTTGTGTTCCTGATGGCGGGGCTCGCCTTCAAAATGTCGGCCGTGCCTTTTCACATGTGGACGCCGGATGTTTATGAAGGCGCGCCGACGCCTGTGACTGCTTTTTTTGCCTCGGCCGTCAAAATGGCCGCTGTGGCCATTACGCTGAGGGTCATCCTCACCGCATTTTCGGGGATTACGCCGCAATGGCGGCAGATCATTATTTTCCTCTCCATTCTGTCGATGGTGCTTGGCGCTTTTGCCGCGATCGGCCAGTCTAACATCAAGCGCCTGATGGCCTATTCGGCAATCGGCCATATCGGCTTTGCCTTGGTTGGGCTTGCCGCCGGCGGCGAAGCCGGCGTCGTGAGCGTTATCATCTATATGGCCATCTATCTCATCATGACGCTCGGCACCTTCGCCGCCATCCTCTCGATGCGGGTGAATGGCCAAGGCGTGGAGAATATTTCCGATCTTTCCGGTCTGGCGCGGACCGACGGGGTCATGGCCTTCTTTCTTGCGACGATGATGTTTTCCTTGGCCGGGATACCGCCGCTCGCCGGCTTTTTCGCCAAATGGTATGTTTTTAACGCCGCGATCCAGGCCCATCTCTATCCGCTGGCGGTCATCGGCGTTCTGTCGAGCGCGGTTGCCGCTTACTATTATTTGCGGATCGTCAAGATCATGTATTTCGACGAGCCGGCGCCGGCTTTCGACAGGCCGACGATTGCCTTGCGCGCGGTGCTTGCGGTGACTGGCCTTCTGGTCGTGCTGCTGTTTGCTTACCCCGGCCTCTTCATCGACGCCACCACGGCGGCAGCGAAGTCGCTGTTTTGA
- a CDS encoding aminoacyl-tRNA hydrolase, whose product MPRIEVTPEIAIDESELAFSFVRASGPGGQNVNKVETAVQLRFDVANSPCLDEPLKKRLKRLAGTRLSRDGVLVIFAQEHRSQAQNRRAALDKLLSLIAAAAVRPTPRVKTRPSLAARKRRLETKLRQGETKRLRSPPTE is encoded by the coding sequence ATGCCAAGGATCGAAGTGACGCCGGAGATTGCCATCGACGAGTCCGAACTGGCGTTTTCCTTCGTCCGCGCCAGCGGCCCCGGCGGCCAAAACGTCAACAAGGTCGAAACCGCGGTCCAACTCCGCTTCGACGTCGCCAACTCGCCTTGTCTCGATGAACCCCTGAAGAAGCGTCTGAAGCGCTTGGCCGGCACCCGCCTGTCCAGGGACGGCGTGCTGGTCATCTTCGCGCAAGAGCACAGGTCGCAGGCGCAGAACCGGCGGGCGGCGCTGGATAAATTGCTGAGCTTGATCGCGGCGGCGGCGGTTCGTCCTACGCCGCGGGTGAAAACCAGACCGAGCTTGGCGGCCCGCAAGCGGCGGCTGGAGACAAAGTTGCGGCAGGGCGAAACCAAACGGCTCAGAAGTCCTCCGACCGAATAG
- a CDS encoding extensin, producing the protein MACRVLPFAVVTALILALAGCSNYERPRRPAWRGQAENACIAQQLIRVSAYVQPAREIDGPSICGLTRPFKVSALLDGAVRFNMVSTLDCPMIATLNAWLTEVVQPAAQSRFGQPVVQVNSMGAYSCRSMNNQYGGRISEHAFGNAVDIGGFVLADGREILIVRDWTRGDDQVRAFLQDVHAGACGQFTTVLGPGSNIFHYNHIHLDLAMHGNTSTGPRRICRPQLRPSATPEPPRDNLPNPPDIDEDVDVAHAGSPGNEPVALHAGPGPAPTGRIPDSFFAAAARGPTAVRAYAPVVPPEPVRGSLREDGAFVPEGNPADWDLTSSIPRR; encoded by the coding sequence ATGGCGTGTCGCGTTCTGCCATTTGCCGTTGTCACGGCCTTGATCTTGGCGCTGGCCGGATGCTCGAACTACGAGCGCCCGCGCCGGCCCGCTTGGCGTGGTCAAGCCGAAAACGCCTGTATCGCGCAACAGCTGATCCGCGTCTCAGCCTATGTTCAACCGGCCCGCGAAATCGACGGACCCAGCATTTGCGGCCTCACTAGGCCGTTCAAGGTGAGCGCCTTGCTCGACGGCGCGGTGCGTTTCAATATGGTGTCAACCCTCGACTGCCCGATGATCGCCACGCTCAACGCTTGGCTGACCGAGGTTGTGCAGCCAGCCGCGCAATCCCGTTTTGGTCAACCGGTCGTCCAGGTCAATTCGATGGGGGCCTACAGCTGCCGATCCATGAACAACCAGTATGGCGGGCGCATTTCCGAACACGCGTTCGGCAATGCCGTCGACATTGGCGGGTTTGTTCTCGCGGACGGACGCGAGATATTGATTGTGCGCGACTGGACGCGAGGCGACGATCAGGTACGGGCGTTCCTTCAGGACGTCCATGCCGGCGCCTGCGGTCAATTCACTACCGTGCTTGGACCCGGTTCGAATATTTTCCATTATAACCACATCCACTTGGATCTCGCGATGCACGGCAATACGTCGACCGGTCCGCGCCGCATCTGCCGTCCGCAGCTGCGTCCAAGCGCGACGCCGGAACCGCCACGAGACAATTTGCCCAATCCGCCGGACATCGACGAAGACGTCGATGTCGCCCATGCCGGCAGCCCAGGCAACGAGCCCGTTGCCTTGCATGCCGGACCGGGGCCGGCGCCGACGGGGCGCATACCGGATTCCTTTTTCGCGGCCGCCGCGCGCGGACCGACCGCCGTCCGAGCCTATGCGCCGGTGGTGCCGCCAGAACCGGTCCGCGGCTCGCTACGCGAAGACGGGGCCTTTGTTCCCGAGGGCAACCCGGCCGATTGGGATCTGACGTCCTCGATTCCTCGCCGTTGA
- the mce gene encoding methylmalonyl-CoA epimerase, producing the protein MIGRLNHVAIAVKDLAAASSRYREVLGAKVSAPLALPEHGVKVVFVELPNTKIELIEPLGDQSPIAKFIAEHPTGAIHHLCFEVADIGAACERLTRNGARILGNGTPMIGAHGKPVVFLDPRDFSGTLIELEET; encoded by the coding sequence ATGATCGGGCGGTTGAACCATGTCGCCATCGCGGTCAAGGATCTTGCCGCCGCAAGCTCTCGATACCGTGAGGTTCTTGGCGCCAAGGTGAGTGCGCCCTTGGCTTTGCCCGAACATGGCGTCAAGGTGGTTTTTGTCGAGCTCCCCAATACCAAAATTGAGCTGATCGAACCTCTCGGGGACCAATCTCCGATCGCCAAGTTCATCGCCGAACATCCAACCGGCGCGATCCATCATCTCTGTTTCGAAGTCGCCGATATTGGTGCGGCGTGCGAGCGCTTGACCCGCAACGGTGCGCGGATTCTTGGAAATGGCACTCCGATGATCGGGGCGCATGGGAAACCAGTCGTTTTCTTGGACCCGAGGGATTTCTCCGGAACCTTGATTGAACTCGAAGAGACCTGA
- a CDS encoding MBL fold metallo-hydrolase, whose product MNDGHDELLFVPLGGLGEIGMNLALYGFGRKGRIKWLMVDCGVAFAGPDLAGIDLIVPDVSFIDKMRADLVGMVITHAHEDHIGAIADLWPRLGCGLHATPFAAGLLAAKRLSEPGAPEVPITVVPQGATVQIGPFGVEFIAMAHSIPESCALAIRTPLGTVVHSGDWKIDSEPGIGKPTDAKRLAAIGAEGVLALISDSTNILREGMSPSEGEVGKTLREIIAAASARVVVTTFASNVARVRAVAEAAAAAGRTVILVGRAMERVVAVARECGYLDGIPDFLSQDAFPHIPRDKVVVIATGSQGESRAAIARISLGEHPVVTLTPGDQVIFSSRTIPGNERDVGRIINHFIRSGIEIITDRNALVHASGHPRRGEVAQLYGWTKPKIAIPAHGEDIHLEEHAAFAGLQGVQHVVRARNGDIVQLAPGTPGIVGEAQSGRLCRDGNTLISAADETIKIRQKLAVSGIVTIAMAVTSKGDMAGVPDVMTAGVPARTRDGAAMDAIVDDALFQTFDHLPRQKRRDADVVSVAIEKAVRNAIAAAWGKRPSVHVLVVEV is encoded by the coding sequence ATGAACGATGGACATGACGAGCTGCTCTTTGTGCCGCTCGGAGGCTTGGGCGAAATCGGTATGAACCTCGCCCTTTACGGTTTCGGCCGCAAAGGGCGCATCAAATGGTTGATGGTCGATTGCGGTGTGGCCTTCGCCGGGCCCGATCTGGCTGGGATTGACCTGATCGTTCCGGACGTCAGCTTCATCGATAAGATGCGGGCGGATTTGGTCGGCATGGTCATTACCCATGCGCATGAGGACCACATCGGCGCAATCGCCGACCTATGGCCGAGGCTCGGATGCGGCCTCCATGCAACGCCCTTCGCCGCCGGCCTTCTCGCAGCCAAGCGCCTTTCCGAGCCGGGCGCGCCGGAAGTCCCCATTACGGTCGTTCCGCAAGGCGCAACGGTTCAGATCGGGCCTTTTGGGGTCGAATTCATCGCCATGGCTCATTCAATCCCGGAGAGCTGCGCGCTCGCCATTCGCACGCCGCTTGGCACAGTCGTTCATTCCGGCGATTGGAAGATCGATAGCGAGCCTGGCATAGGCAAGCCGACCGATGCAAAGCGCCTCGCCGCGATCGGTGCCGAGGGCGTTCTGGCGCTCATCTCGGACTCGACCAATATTTTGCGCGAAGGCATGAGCCCCTCTGAGGGCGAGGTCGGCAAGACCTTGCGGGAAATCATCGCTGCGGCTTCGGCCAGGGTGGTTGTAACCACCTTCGCGTCCAATGTTGCGCGGGTTCGCGCGGTTGCCGAGGCTGCTGCGGCTGCGGGCCGCACGGTTATTTTGGTCGGGCGCGCGATGGAACGGGTGGTCGCCGTTGCCCGCGAGTGCGGCTATCTCGACGGCATCCCGGATTTTCTGTCCCAGGATGCGTTTCCGCATATTCCGCGCGACAAGGTGGTCGTCATTGCGACCGGAAGCCAAGGTGAAAGCCGGGCCGCGATCGCGCGCATTTCCTTGGGCGAACACCCGGTGGTCACGCTTACACCCGGCGATCAGGTGATTTTTTCGTCGCGCACCATTCCGGGCAATGAGAGGGATGTCGGCCGCATCATCAATCATTTCATCAGATCCGGGATCGAGATCATTACCGATCGCAATGCGCTGGTTCATGCGTCTGGCCATCCGCGCCGCGGCGAGGTCGCGCAGCTCTACGGCTGGACCAAACCGAAAATCGCAATTCCCGCCCACGGCGAGGACATCCATCTTGAGGAGCATGCGGCGTTCGCCGGACTGCAAGGCGTGCAGCATGTGGTCCGAGCGCGCAATGGAGACATTGTTCAGCTCGCGCCGGGCACTCCCGGAATCGTTGGAGAGGCCCAAAGCGGCCGCCTTTGCAGAGACGGCAACACGCTGATTTCGGCCGCCGACGAAACAATTAAAATTCGCCAGAAACTGGCGGTTTCGGGAATCGTGACCATCGCCATGGCGGTGACTTCGAAGGGCGATATGGCCGGTGTGCCGGACGTCATGACCGCGGGGGTGCCGGCGCGAACCCGGGATGGGGCCGCCATGGATGCGATTGTCGATGACGCGCTCTTCCAGACCTTTGATCATTTGCCGCGGCAAAAACGCCGCGATGCCGATGTCGTCTCCGTCGCGATCGAAAAAGCGGTGCGCAACGCCATCGCAGCGGCATGGGGCAAGCGCCCGTCGGTCCATGTCTTGGTGGTTGAGGTATGA